GACTTTTCCCGCGAGGTGATCGAGCGTTTACAGTTGGTTCACTCCCACGAGATCGAGCAGTTGCAACTCGCTGACCTGCTGATTGGCGCAATCGGTTACTTGAATCGGGGTTTACAGGGCAATGCTGGGAAAATGGCAGTAATCCAAAGGATACAAAAACGATCGGGATACACTTTGACTAAATCAACTCTTTTAAGAGAAGAAAAGATCAATCTCTTTCGATGGCACGCAGCGGAGGTTCAGGGATGAGTGATATGCCTGATTGGCTGCCGCCTTTGGTTCTGTTTGCAGATTTCAAGGGGAATTGGGATGCCTACCTGGACGTCATCTATACATGGTTTAAACAGGATTTCATAGATAGCAAACCGATGTTTCAGGGTCAACGACTGGGCCTGAAACGGCATCCCCTCACTAACGGTAAAGAGGCAACCTTCTGGCACATGATTTCAGAAGGTCAGGAGGAAGACACTCGCATTCCGGATTTCAGGCGATGTGAACGAATACGATGGCCGAAGCCAGTCATCGAGCACGAAAATGATCCAAAGGTTAAATATTGGGTATCCGTCAAGCGTAAAGAGAATAGAATCCATATCTGGCTGGAAGAGGAAGATTACGTTGTGGTGCTTGCCGCTCGGAAGGGGTTCTTGCTGCCATGGACGGCGTTTTTGGTAACCAAGCAACATACCATACAAAAATTGAGGAAAGAGTACGAAAGGTACTGGAAAAACAGACCATAAAAAGGCTGAAGCCGCCCAGTTGGACGGCTTCGTAACTCCTTTTACACATGGTAAATGAGCTAATTAAAAATAAATGATGCGGGCAACAAAGTCAAGGAAAATTTTATGTGGGTGAGCTTGTCAGATTACACCGAAAACGCCCTGGTCGAGCAACCGGCCATAGCCCTGCTGGCGGAGTTGGGCTGGGAGACGGTCAACGCCTATCACGAGTTCGACCACGGCGCGAGCACGCTGGGTCGCGAGACCCGGGCCGAGGTCATCCTCACCGCCCGCCTGCGCCCGGCCTTGCAGCGGCTCAACCCGGACGTTCCGCTTGAGGCCATCAATCAGGCCATCGAGGAATTGACCCGCGACCGCTCGCGCATGAGTTCGGTAGCCGCCAACCGCGAGATCTACCATCTGCTTAAGAACGGCGTGCGTGTCCCCGTGCCCGATCCCGAAGGTGACGGCGAGACGGTGGAAGTGGTGCGGGTGGTGGATTGGGACAACCCGGCTCATAACGACTTTCTGCTCTGCTCACAATTCTGGGTTACCGGCGAGATGCACACCCGCCGCGCCGATCTGGTGGGTTTTGTCAACGGTTTGCCCCTGGTCTTTATCGAACTCAAGGCGGTCCACCGCCGTCTGGAGACTGCCTTCACCGGCAACCTGCGCGACTACAAGGACACCGTGCCGCAGTTTTTCTGGCCCAATGCCCTGATTATCCTTTCCAATGGCAGCCTGAGCCGGGTGGGCAGTGTGAGCGCCGGCTGGGAGCACTTCGCCAAGTGGAAGAAGGTGGGCAGCGAGGACGAAGCGGGACGGGTTTCGCTGGAGTCCATGCTGCGCGGCGTCTGCGAACCAACGCGACTGCTGGACCTGGTGGAGAACTTTTGCCTGTTTCAGGAAGTCCCCGGCGGGCTGATCAAGCTGACTGCCAAAAACCACCAGTATCTGGGCGTAAACAACGCGATTACAGCCCTGGCCGACATCAGGCAAAGGGACGGCAAGCTGGGCGTCTTCTGGCATACCCAGGGCAGCGGTAAGAGTGTGGCGATGATGTTCTTCGCCCAGAAGGTGCTGCGTAAGATGCCTGGCAACTGGACCTTCGTGGTAGTGACCGACCGGCAGGAACTGGATGGACAGATTTACAAGCACTTCGCCTCGGCGGGGGTGGTAACCGAAGGCCATGCCCAGGCGGAAAGCAGCAAGCACTTGCGGCAGCTGCTCACGGAGGACCACCGCTACGTCTTCACCCTGATCCACAAATTCCGCACCGAGAATGGCGAGGCGCATCCGGTGCTCTCCGAGCGGCGCGACATCATCGTCATCACCGACGAGGCGCACCGCAGCCAGTACGACACACTGGCGCTGAACATGCGCACGGCCTTGCCCAACGCCGCTTTTCTGGCCTTTACCGGCACGCCGCTGATCGTGGGCGAGGAGAAGACACGGCAGGTCTTTGGCGATTACATCAGCGTCTATGACTTTCAGCAGTCGGTGACCGATGGTGCGACGGTGCCGCTCTACTACGAGAACCGCATCCCCGAACTGCAACTGGTTAATGAGAACCTCAACGAGGACATGGAACTCCTGCTGGAAGAGGCGGAACTGGACGAGGCGCAGGAGAGGAAACTGGAGCGGGAGTTCGCCCGTGAGTATCATCTGATCACCCGCGACGACCGTCTGGAGGCGGTGGCGAAAGATCTGGTGACGCATTTTACGGGGCGGGGCTTTCAGGGCAAGGCCATGATGGTCTGCATCGACAAGGCAACGGCCATTC
This is a stretch of genomic DNA from Candidatus Desulfatibia profunda. It encodes these proteins:
- a CDS encoding type I restriction endonuclease subunit R, which translates into the protein MWVSLSDYTENALVEQPAIALLAELGWETVNAYHEFDHGASTLGRETRAEVILTARLRPALQRLNPDVPLEAINQAIEELTRDRSRMSSVAANREIYHLLKNGVRVPVPDPEGDGETVEVVRVVDWDNPAHNDFLLCSQFWVTGEMHTRRADLVGFVNGLPLVFIELKAVHRRLETAFTGNLRDYKDTVPQFFWPNALIILSNGSLSRVGSVSAGWEHFAKWKKVGSEDEAGRVSLESMLRGVCEPTRLLDLVENFCLFQEVPGGLIKLTAKNHQYLGVNNAITALADIRQRDGKLGVFWHTQGSGKSVAMMFFAQKVLRKMPGNWTFVVVTDRQELDGQIYKHFASAGVVTEGHAQAESSKHLRQLLTEDHRYVFTLIHKFRTENGEAHPVLSERRDIIVITDEAHRSQYDTLALNMRTALPNAAFLAFTGTPLIVGEEKTRQVFGDYISVYDFQQSVTDGATVPLYYENRIPELQLVNENLNEDMELLLEEAELDEAQERKLEREFAREYHLITRDDRLEAVAKDLVTHFTGRGFQGKAMMVCIDKATAIRMYDRVKKHWATKIAKLRAELAEADGDVRLEMEGCISRMKETDMAVVVSQGQNEIAEMADKGLDIKPHRKRMVKEDMETKFKDPDDPFRLVFVCAMWMTGFDVPSCSTLYLDKPMRNHTLMQTIARANRVYPGKVSGLIVDYAGVFRNLERALAIYGAGGGGDKPVEDKAALLAALRQALEETRGLCRENGVYLVAIQTAEGFARVGLLDDAVEALVASEEMKRRYLDLANTVQRLYKAVLPDPAAHEFAAEVTSIHVIAEKIRALTPPADISQVMQQVEDLLDRSIATEGYIIREASAPYGDEHWIDLSNIDFEKLAEKFKTGRKRTVNEKLKGTVAQKLMAMVRLNRTRMDYLERFQAMIDAYNSGSLNAEEFFQQLVAFARSLNEEEQRAVGEQLDEEELALFDLLTKPKVDMSKTDRDKVKSTARELLATLKAGKLVLDWRKRQQARAEVRVTIEKLLDQGLPRAYTPELFDQKTTAVFQHVYDAYYGAGRSVYAAA